The following coding sequences lie in one Methylosinus trichosporium OB3b genomic window:
- a CDS encoding cyclic peptide export ABC transporter, protein MDPNQETLAHTALRLLAPFWPIGVFATCMGALSGLATAWLLATINRALYADGDIAAALMWTFAGLVTVTLAGEIVSDLGNSWIGQQIIAALRKELVAKVVAAPIEQIERYRAHRLLSVLGQDVDAVSIFSYNFSSLAIALAVTSGCVLYLVFLSPIIFLIVAVAIAAGVLVNFWARKRGSAFYEEARVAQDEVYRQYRAITEGAKELRLNRDRRRRVHGEQLTEAIDRIRDMKVRAFSIFMSANAVDSALFFVMIAMIIVWQGWLGVERTAVSGFILVLLYLKGPLDQALAAYSHFVNAQVSFRRIAELSADFADPESGFAAALPTPAASGASPGIGSIALRGARYAFPAGEGAEPFVLGPIDLTIRGGELLFIVGENGCGKTTLIKLLLALYPPQEGELLLDGAPITAAGRDDYRQLISAVFFDYFLFDDLVAPDGDVREKAGPYLEALEIAHKVTVENGRFSTTDLSAGQRKRLALIQVYLEQRPIVVFDEWAAEQDPTFRRVFYAEMLPAFKAQGKTLIVISHDDRYFGSADRLVRLDKGRIVEIVEAPGEAPRRGLPLQQEEVA, encoded by the coding sequence ATGGACCCGAACCAGGAGACCCTCGCGCACACTGCACTGCGCCTGCTCGCGCCCTTTTGGCCGATCGGCGTCTTCGCGACCTGCATGGGCGCGCTCAGCGGGCTCGCGACTGCCTGGTTGTTGGCGACGATCAATCGCGCGCTCTACGCGGACGGCGATATCGCCGCCGCATTGATGTGGACGTTCGCAGGGCTCGTGACGGTGACGCTCGCGGGCGAGATCGTCTCGGACCTCGGCAACAGCTGGATCGGTCAGCAGATCATCGCGGCCCTGCGCAAGGAACTGGTCGCCAAGGTCGTGGCGGCGCCGATCGAGCAGATCGAGCGCTACAGAGCGCACCGGCTGCTCTCCGTGCTGGGGCAGGACGTCGATGCCGTTTCGATCTTCTCCTACAACTTTTCCTCGCTCGCTATCGCATTGGCGGTGACCTCCGGCTGCGTGCTCTATCTCGTCTTCCTGTCGCCGATCATATTCCTGATCGTGGCGGTCGCGATCGCCGCCGGAGTTCTGGTGAACTTTTGGGCGCGCAAACGCGGATCGGCCTTTTACGAAGAGGCCCGTGTGGCGCAGGACGAAGTCTATCGCCAATACCGCGCCATCACGGAGGGTGCGAAGGAGCTGCGTCTCAATCGCGACCGTCGCCGCCGCGTGCACGGCGAGCAGCTGACCGAGGCGATCGACCGTATTCGCGACATGAAGGTCAGAGCGTTCAGCATCTTCATGTCCGCCAACGCCGTCGACAGCGCCCTGTTCTTCGTGATGATCGCGATGATCATCGTGTGGCAGGGCTGGCTCGGGGTCGAGCGCACGGCGGTCTCCGGCTTCATCCTTGTCCTGCTTTATTTGAAGGGTCCGCTGGACCAGGCGCTCGCCGCTTATTCACATTTCGTCAATGCGCAGGTCTCGTTCCGGCGCATCGCCGAGCTCTCGGCCGATTTCGCCGATCCAGAGTCCGGTTTCGCGGCGGCTCTTCCGACGCCCGCTGCTTCGGGAGCGTCGCCGGGCATCGGCAGCATCGCGCTGCGCGGCGCCCGTTACGCTTTCCCGGCCGGGGAAGGCGCCGAGCCTTTTGTGCTCGGGCCCATAGATCTCACCATCCGCGGCGGTGAGCTTCTCTTCATCGTCGGCGAAAACGGTTGCGGCAAGACCACGCTGATCAAGCTCCTGCTCGCTCTCTATCCGCCACAGGAGGGCGAGTTGCTGCTAGACGGCGCGCCGATCACCGCGGCAGGGCGTGACGACTACCGTCAGCTCATCTCCGCGGTGTTTTTCGATTATTTCCTGTTCGATGATCTTGTTGCGCCGGACGGGGACGTAAGGGAGAAGGCCGGGCCCTATCTCGAGGCGCTCGAGATCGCTCACAAAGTCACTGTCGAGAACGGCAGGTTTTCGACGACGGACCTTTCGGCGGGGCAGCGCAAGCGCCTCGCGCTCATCCAAGTCTATCTCGAGCAGCGGCCGATCGTCGTGTTCGACGAATGGGCCGCCGAGCAGGATCCGACTTTTCGGCGAGTATTCTACGCCGAGATGCTGCCCGCGTTCAAAGCCCAGGGCAAGACGCTGATCGTGATCTCCCACGACGACCGCTATTTCGGATCGGCGGATCGCCTCGTGCGCCTCGACAAGGGACGCATCGTGGAGATCGTCGAAGCTCCGGGCGAAGCACCTCGTCGTGGCCTCCCTCTGCAGCAGGAAGAAGTTGCTTAG
- a CDS encoding TonB-dependent receptor, with amino-acid sequence MATTTLATSAAVIARPARAQQASPTAATNEVTHFSIPVQPLAAAISAFIRRTGWQISYSSALARGKTSVPVNGDMTPAQALRRLVSDTAIQVLVNAPGSAALVSPMAAATNVADDGAVTLDTIDIGAEHASKIDHWNAPPAYSGGQVATGAKLGVLGNTSVMNTPFSVTGYTSKTIMDQQAITVADVVANDPSVRVYTTGLGSSAGQGDSLRIRGFSVGASSVFFDGLGGIAPLRLIPVETMERVEILKGPNALLNGFSGYAALGGMVNVVPKRATDAPIASVTASYFSNSLFGTHIDVGRRFGANNEWGVRVNGLFRGGNTAIDGQFAELGVGALALDYRGGDFRASIDVGHVNSTVDSPTGSAGFGVSPDVLTLPAPKASKQIYQNWEYAKSRSTYVIGKFEYDIDKNWMIYGAAGYRYSNEAYLSSDIYVTDKLGNASASAYYTPFNRESVSAQIGTRGEFSTGPIDHKVSLNVASIFDTMNYTGEYYGFYNFYTNIYNAPRIARPSTAGLSNNPPKYWEQTFPTVTLADTLSFFDDRVLFTAGVRYQQINQTVFASDGTISQPAYGDLAFTPAFGLVVKPLEKLSLYANYIQGLEQGPTAWGGSNRGQIFPPVRTEQIETGVKYDFGAIAATASFFEITQPSAVITTDAAGNSTFGVNGRQRNSGVEFNLFGEVVPGIRLLGGFSYTQGTLTKTADGTYDGKAAIGVPKWQSNFGIEWDPGFVEGATLSGRMLTTSSQYLDQANTQKISGWTRFDFGVQYKLQAFAYPVVLRARVENAFDKSYWAGVDGGWVTMGLPRTFKLSATVDF; translated from the coding sequence GTGGCGACCACGACCCTCGCGACCAGCGCAGCGGTGATCGCTCGGCCCGCTCGAGCGCAGCAAGCCTCGCCCACGGCGGCGACCAATGAGGTCACGCATTTCTCGATTCCGGTACAGCCGCTCGCTGCGGCTATCAGCGCCTTCATTCGCCGAACCGGATGGCAGATCAGCTATTCCTCGGCGCTCGCGCGCGGCAAGACTTCCGTTCCGGTCAATGGCGACATGACGCCGGCTCAGGCGCTGCGGCGCCTCGTCTCCGACACCGCCATTCAGGTGCTCGTCAACGCCCCCGGCTCCGCCGCTCTGGTCAGTCCCATGGCCGCCGCCACGAATGTTGCGGATGATGGAGCGGTGACGCTCGACACAATCGATATCGGCGCGGAACACGCCAGTAAGATCGACCATTGGAATGCGCCGCCCGCCTACTCCGGCGGTCAGGTCGCGACCGGCGCCAAGCTCGGCGTGCTCGGCAACACCAGCGTCATGAACACGCCGTTCAGCGTCACCGGCTATACGTCGAAGACGATAATGGACCAGCAGGCGATCACGGTCGCGGATGTCGTCGCCAACGATCCTTCGGTTCGCGTCTACACGACCGGGCTCGGCTCGTCCGCCGGACAAGGCGACAGCCTCCGGATCAGAGGTTTCAGCGTCGGAGCCTCGAGCGTTTTCTTCGACGGGCTGGGAGGGATCGCGCCTCTGCGCCTCATCCCCGTCGAGACAATGGAAAGAGTGGAGATACTGAAGGGCCCGAACGCGCTGCTGAACGGCTTCAGCGGCTATGCTGCGCTGGGAGGAATGGTGAATGTCGTTCCGAAGCGGGCGACCGATGCGCCGATCGCCAGCGTGACGGCGAGCTATTTTTCCAACAGCCTCTTCGGAACGCACATCGATGTCGGACGCCGCTTCGGCGCGAACAATGAATGGGGCGTTCGCGTGAACGGCCTGTTCCGGGGCGGCAACACTGCGATCGACGGGCAATTCGCAGAACTCGGAGTCGGCGCTCTCGCGCTCGACTACCGTGGCGGCGATTTTCGAGCGAGCATCGACGTCGGCCATGTGAATTCGACGGTCGACAGCCCCACCGGCTCCGCCGGCTTCGGCGTTTCCCCGGATGTGCTCACTCTCCCCGCGCCGAAGGCCTCGAAGCAGATTTATCAGAATTGGGAATATGCAAAGTCGAGAAGCACTTATGTGATCGGCAAATTCGAATATGACATCGACAAAAATTGGATGATATACGGGGCTGCCGGCTATCGCTACAGCAATGAAGCCTATCTATCGTCCGATATTTATGTTACAGATAAGCTTGGAAACGCAAGTGCGTCCGCGTATTATACGCCTTTTAATAGAGAATCCGTATCCGCACAGATCGGAACTCGCGGAGAATTTTCGACCGGCCCGATCGATCATAAAGTAAGTCTGAATGTCGCGAGCATTTTCGATACGATGAATTACACTGGAGAATATTACGGATTTTATAATTTCTATACGAATATCTACAACGCGCCGCGGATCGCGCGCCCGTCGACAGCCGGTCTCAGCAACAACCCGCCGAAATATTGGGAACAGACGTTCCCGACGGTGACGCTCGCCGACACGCTCTCCTTCTTCGACGATCGCGTCCTGTTTACCGCCGGCGTGCGCTATCAGCAGATCAATCAGACCGTCTTCGCCTCCGACGGGACGATTTCACAGCCGGCCTATGGCGACCTGGCGTTCACGCCGGCGTTCGGCCTGGTGGTGAAGCCGCTCGAAAAACTGTCCCTCTACGCGAACTATATCCAGGGTCTGGAGCAAGGCCCGACCGCCTGGGGCGGCTCGAACCGCGGGCAGATCTTCCCGCCTGTGCGCACCGAGCAGATCGAGACGGGCGTCAAATATGATTTCGGCGCCATCGCCGCCACGGCCAGCTTTTTCGAGATAACTCAGCCGAGCGCCGTCATCACGACGGATGCCGCCGGCAATTCGACCTTCGGCGTCAATGGCCGGCAGCGCAACAGCGGCGTCGAGTTCAATCTGTTCGGCGAGGTCGTTCCGGGCATTCGTCTGCTCGGCGGCTTTTCCTACACGCAGGGCACGCTCACTAAGACCGCCGACGGAACCTATGACGGGAAGGCCGCCATCGGCGTTCCCAAGTGGCAGAGCAATTTTGGCATCGAATGGGATCCAGGCTTCGTCGAGGGCGCGACGCTCTCCGGCCGGATGCTGACGACCAGCTCGCAATATCTCGATCAGGCCAACACGCAAAAAATATCCGGCTGGACGCGCTTCGATTTCGGCGTCCAATATAAGCTTCAGGCCTTCGCATATCCGGTCGTTCTGCGCGCCCGTGTCGAAAATGCGTTCGACAAGAGCTATTGGGCCGGCGTCGATGGCGGATGGGTGACGATGGGTCTGCCGCGCACCTTCAAATTGTCCGCCACCGTCGACTTCTGA
- a CDS encoding FecR family protein has protein sequence MARGKKDEAAREGEFVYDDPIVDEALEWFARLRDEPVDAATRAAFERWRSRGPRHAREYRELEAMWGSAAFQRATESLREGRQEARRGAPWRQARRLALGAAAVVMLVAGASLYPVSLSLWDADYSTETGDRRTVRLPDGSTMILDTASAVAIDFGRGRRQVKLLEGEAFFDVKHDPEHPFRVVGRFGEMQVRGTAFSVRAGDDADRVILERGRVDVGRLSRRDERVDLAPGEMVVATKDALSAVTRVDPGRELAWRDGRIIFENRPLSHVLKELRRYYKGAVFVMDHRIDRLLVTGDYRLEDIEGAIRTLTDAAGVTISRLPGGIIIIR, from the coding sequence GTGGCACGAGGGAAGAAAGACGAAGCTGCGCGCGAGGGTGAGTTCGTCTACGACGATCCGATCGTCGACGAGGCGCTCGAATGGTTCGCACGTCTGCGCGACGAGCCGGTCGACGCGGCGACGCGGGCGGCTTTCGAGCGCTGGCGTTCTCGAGGTCCACGCCATGCTCGGGAATATCGCGAGCTCGAGGCGATGTGGGGGTCGGCCGCGTTCCAACGGGCGACGGAGTCGCTCCGGGAGGGTCGACAAGAGGCTCGTCGCGGCGCCCCGTGGCGGCAGGCGCGCCGTTTGGCGCTTGGCGCGGCCGCCGTCGTGATGCTCGTCGCGGGCGCCTCGCTATATCCGGTGTCGCTATCGCTCTGGGACGCGGACTACTCGACCGAGACCGGTGACCGTCGCACGGTGCGGCTTCCCGACGGCTCGACGATGATCCTCGACACCGCCTCGGCCGTCGCCATCGATTTCGGCCGTGGCCGTAGGCAGGTGAAGCTGCTGGAGGGGGAAGCTTTCTTCGATGTGAAGCACGACCCCGAGCATCCGTTTCGGGTCGTCGGGCGTTTTGGCGAGATGCAAGTGCGAGGCACGGCCTTCTCGGTCCGGGCCGGCGACGATGCGGATCGCGTGATCCTCGAACGCGGGCGCGTCGATGTCGGCCGACTCTCCCGCCGCGACGAGCGCGTCGATCTCGCGCCGGGCGAAATGGTCGTGGCGACGAAGGACGCGCTTTCCGCGGTCACAAGGGTCGATCCGGGAAGAGAGCTCGCATGGCGCGACGGGCGCATCATCTTCGAAAACAGACCTTTGTCGCATGTGCTCAAAGAACTGCGTCGCTACTACAAAGGCGCGGTGTTCGTCATGGACCATCGCATCGATCGACTGCTCGTCACGGGCGATTATCGGCTCGAGGATATCGAAGGGGCCATTCGCACGCTGACCGACGCGGCGGGCGTGACGATCAGCCGCCTGCCTGGCGGAATCATCATCATTCGCTAA
- a CDS encoding RNA polymerase sigma factor, producing the protein MCEPTGDSTGEAATDGRFLGAVSSARPGSLGLMLGSLNRVFQVQRGSLMWSVMRIVRDAQIAEDLVHDAYLRVRRAMEAGPIEHVEAFLHQTARNLALDYRRRRRMRGAVELEAADDDALLDIADNALSQETAIIEREKFVAFRSALSGLPPRAQQVMILSRIEEWPNRRIAEHLGISERTVFNDLKTAMAHCRERIARLDP; encoded by the coding sequence ATGTGTGAGCCGACTGGCGACAGCACAGGGGAAGCTGCGACCGACGGGCGCTTCCTCGGCGCTGTTTCCTCGGCGCGGCCGGGTTCGCTAGGGCTTATGCTGGGCTCCCTTAATCGGGTCTTCCAGGTGCAGCGTGGGTCGCTGATGTGGAGCGTGATGCGCATTGTCCGCGACGCTCAGATCGCGGAGGATCTCGTACACGACGCCTATCTGCGGGTGCGCCGCGCGATGGAGGCGGGTCCGATCGAGCATGTCGAAGCCTTCCTCCATCAGACGGCGCGCAATCTGGCGCTCGACTATCGGAGGAGGCGGCGCATGCGTGGCGCGGTCGAGCTGGAGGCGGCAGACGACGACGCTCTTCTGGATATCGCCGACAATGCGCTGTCCCAAGAAACGGCGATCATCGAGCGCGAAAAGTTCGTCGCGTTCCGCAGTGCGCTGAGCGGTTTACCGCCCCGTGCTCAGCAGGTGATGATCCTGAGCCGGATCGAGGAGTGGCCGAACCGGCGGATCGCTGAGCATCTCGGGATTTCCGAACGCACGGTCTTCAACGACCTGAAAACAGCGATGGCGCATTGCCGGGAGCGCATCGCCCGTCTCGATCCCTGA